A portion of the Pirellulales bacterium genome contains these proteins:
- a CDS encoding response regulator — MNREMVGRPVEILLVEDNLGDVRLTEEALREGHVNHRLSVVRDGYEAIEFIHQQGIFCRAPRPDMILLDLGLPKMDGRQLLDHIKADDDLQQIPVVILTASQAHEDYLRGELANVDCYMTKPVEWDKFVTVVRQLKKSWLMKTLLTS, encoded by the coding sequence ATGAACCGAGAAATGGTTGGTCGTCCGGTAGAGATACTGCTCGTCGAAGACAATTTGGGCGACGTCCGTTTGACCGAAGAGGCGCTGCGCGAAGGGCACGTGAACCACCGCCTGTCGGTGGTGCGCGACGGTTATGAAGCTATCGAGTTCATCCATCAACAGGGGATTTTTTGTCGGGCACCGAGGCCCGACATGATTCTACTGGATCTGGGCTTGCCCAAGATGGACGGCCGGCAACTGCTGGATCACATCAAGGCCGACGACGATCTGCAGCAGATTCCGGTCGTGATTCTGACCGCCTCGCAAGCTCACGAAGATTATTTGCGCGGTGAACTGGCGAACGTCGATTGTTACATGACCAAGCCGGTTGAGTGGGACAAGTTCGTGACCGTTGTCCGACAACTCAAGAAAAGCTGGCTGATGAAGACTTTGCTCACGTCGTAA
- a CDS encoding ATP-binding protein, producing the protein MDSIRILLFEDNPADTRLIREALADSQPQHFIEHRTDLAAGLKRLVERGVDCVLLDLTLPDSSGLDTFRAVHQAAPQVAIIILSAFENDELALAAVQAGAQDYLPKGELTPSLLARSIRYALERKRAQAEVMALNAELESRVRERTRELAVVNHELEAFGYSVAHDLRRPLRAIDGFASVLHETCVEKLDPQERHYFDRIRRACRHMGELIDALLSIARLAHQEMRHEPVDLTAVADEIIHELRRREPARVVQTVVAEGMIASGDPSLLRAALENLIGNAWKFTRHRDDALIEIGVAAGENDRTFFVRDNGAGFDMAYASKLFKPFERLHLTSEFEGLGVGLSAVERIVRRHGGQVWAEAAIDQGATFYFALQQGEALHHGPREQNCLAR; encoded by the coding sequence ATGGACTCCATCCGGATCCTGCTCTTTGAAGATAATCCCGCCGATACGAGGCTCATTCGCGAGGCGCTCGCCGATTCGCAACCGCAGCACTTTATCGAGCATCGCACGGACCTTGCCGCTGGCCTGAAGCGGCTGGTCGAACGCGGCGTCGATTGCGTGCTGTTGGATCTGACACTGCCTGATAGCAGCGGTCTGGACACGTTTCGCGCCGTACACCAGGCGGCGCCGCAGGTGGCGATCATCATTCTCTCGGCGTTCGAGAACGATGAGCTGGCGCTGGCGGCCGTTCAAGCCGGTGCTCAGGACTATCTGCCCAAGGGAGAGTTGACACCGAGCTTGCTGGCCCGCTCCATACGCTATGCGCTCGAGCGCAAACGAGCACAGGCCGAGGTCATGGCGCTCAACGCCGAGCTCGAGAGCCGGGTTCGCGAGCGCACGCGCGAATTGGCGGTTGTGAATCACGAACTCGAAGCGTTCGGCTACTCCGTGGCGCACGATCTGCGCCGGCCACTGCGGGCGATCGACGGATTCGCTTCGGTCTTGCACGAGACTTGCGTTGAAAAACTCGATCCGCAGGAGCGCCATTATTTCGATCGTATTCGCCGCGCATGCCGGCACATGGGCGAGTTGATCGACGCGCTGTTGTCGATCGCGCGGCTGGCGCATCAGGAAATGCGGCACGAACCCGTGGACCTGACGGCCGTCGCCGACGAAATCATTCATGAGCTGCGTCGCCGTGAGCCCGCGCGGGTCGTGCAAACGGTCGTTGCCGAAGGCATGATCGCCAGCGGTGATCCTTCTCTCTTGCGCGCGGCGCTTGAGAACCTGATCGGCAACGCCTGGAAGTTCACGCGCCATCGCGACGACGCGCTGATCGAAATCGGCGTCGCCGCGGGAGAAAACGACCGCACGTTCTTCGTCCGCGACAACGGAGCCGGCTTCGACATGGCCTATGCCAGCAAATTATTCAAACCCTTCGAGCGATTGCACCTGACCAGCGAATTCGAGGGGCTGGGCGTCGGACTGTCCGCCGTCGAACGCATCGTGCGGCGCCACGGGGGGCAGGTATGGGCGGAAGCCGCCATCGACCAAGGGGCCACCTTCTATTTTGCCCTGCAGCAGGGCGAGGCATTGCACCATGGACCTCGCGAACAGAACTGTCTTGCTCGTTGA
- a CDS encoding response regulator yields MLVEDDPDDEELFRLALAHANVDCRVEVVSNGEALLGRLFGSGAHGTSDKKPDPDLILLDLKLPKLSGLQVLRVLKNTAHGTEAVTCPIVVFTSSDDEKDIATSYGLGALSYVRKPVSHGRFMETVQETVLYWLNINEPVPRHGSRAAMPDIEHAVGGI; encoded by the coding sequence TTGCTCGTTGAAGACGATCCTGATGACGAAGAGCTGTTTCGCCTGGCTCTCGCGCACGCCAACGTCGATTGCCGTGTGGAAGTAGTTTCGAACGGCGAGGCATTGCTCGGTCGCTTGTTCGGCAGCGGCGCTCACGGCACGAGCGACAAAAAGCCAGACCCCGACCTGATCTTGCTCGACCTGAAGTTGCCGAAGCTCAGCGGTCTGCAAGTGCTGCGCGTGCTGAAGAACACGGCGCACGGCACCGAGGCGGTTACCTGCCCGATCGTCGTGTTTACCTCGTCGGACGACGAAAAGGACATCGCCACCTCATACGGTCTGGGCGCGCTCAGCTACGTACGCAAACCGGTCTCGCACGGACGCTTCATGGAGACTGTTCAAGAAACCGTCCTGTATTGGCTGAATATCAATGAACCGGTGCCGCGGCATGGATCGCGAGCCGCGATGCCGGACATCGAACATGCAGTCGGCGGAATATGA